Proteins encoded by one window of Massilia sp. NR 4-1:
- the tatB gene encoding Sec-independent protein translocase protein TatB has protein sequence MIDLGLSKLAIIGVVALVVIGPEKLPKVARMAGTLYGRAQRYLHDVKAEVSREIELEELKNLHKEVQETAHSIKSGVEESIAQNMSEVESAFRADDAAQSPLVTATNEDLSRKAKEFRRKRLVRTSAVPLWYKQRNGGRSHVVSGAARVARFRPRSGKSASFY, from the coding sequence ATGATCGATCTCGGTCTCTCTAAACTCGCCATCATCGGGGTCGTTGCCCTCGTTGTGATCGGCCCGGAAAAGCTGCCCAAGGTGGCCCGCATGGCGGGTACCCTGTATGGCCGCGCCCAGCGCTATCTGCATGATGTGAAGGCGGAAGTCAGCCGCGAAATCGAACTGGAAGAGCTGAAAAACCTGCACAAGGAAGTGCAGGAAACCGCCCATTCGATCAAAAGCGGCGTGGAGGAAAGCATCGCGCAGAATATGTCGGAAGTGGAAAGCGCCTTCCGCGCCGACGATGCGGCGCAGTCGCCTCTGGTCACCGCCACCAATGAGGATCTGTCGCGCAAGGCCAAGGAATTCCGCCGCAAGCGCCTGGTGCGCACCTCGGCCGTGCCGCTCTGGTATAAGCAGCGCAACGGTGGCCGCAGCCATGTGGTGTCCGGCGCGGCGCGCGTGGCGCGCTTCCGTCCGCGCAGCGGCAAATCTGCATCGTTCTATTAA
- a CDS encoding DUF885 domain-containing protein — protein sequence MIKTKIALAAVMACLALSPASAAKKPQKSGKPAKTTSAPAKKSSKGKGKAAAAAGAGAAAAAVAAPVAQERRQDRTFGNASNQFLSALWRADPELAISVGKYDTAASLTIPDAASRQRQLAFIDDWLERFGKLDARQLSPRQRTDLGLLQNKLNSDRWYLATFREFEWNPASYNIASPLDFILNTEYAAKPQRLRTLLKRIASVPAYYDAARASISNPTREHTQLAVAQAPGVVAILNDIQKEAQASILTSDEKQLFALRVAEAKKAVESYAAWLGELDKTLEKTGARSFRIGKELYEAKFGFDIQAGSTGEQTYQKALAAREQLLANMDRISDELWPKYLGDTAKPAERYAKIGMMIDKLSSNHVARENFFPEIRRQIPQLQDWVVKHNLLTLDPKKPLVVRETPEYQRGVAGASIEAPGPFRPQDRTYYNVTPLDKETPEQAESSLREYNHWILQILNMHEAIPGHYAQLVYANKSPSVIKSIFGNGAMVEGWAVYSERMMLESGYGDNAPEMWLMYSKWNLRSVTNTILDYSVHVLGMNQEQAIDLLTRQAFQTPREAAEKWRRVQLTSVQLTSYFSGFSEIMELREQRRQTLGSRFALKDFHEQFLSYGSAPVRVIRELMQ from the coding sequence ATGATCAAGACCAAGATTGCGCTGGCCGCCGTAATGGCCTGCCTGGCGCTGTCCCCGGCCAGCGCGGCGAAGAAGCCGCAAAAATCCGGCAAGCCCGCCAAGACGACCAGCGCGCCAGCCAAAAAATCCAGCAAAGGCAAGGGCAAGGCTGCCGCCGCAGCCGGTGCGGGCGCCGCCGCGGCCGCCGTGGCCGCGCCGGTGGCGCAGGAGCGCCGCCAGGACCGCACTTTCGGCAATGCGAGCAACCAGTTCCTCAGCGCCCTGTGGCGCGCCGATCCCGAACTGGCCATCTCGGTCGGCAAATACGATACCGCCGCCAGCCTGACCATCCCCGATGCGGCCAGCCGCCAGCGCCAGCTGGCCTTTATCGACGACTGGCTGGAACGCTTCGGCAAGCTCGATGCGCGCCAGCTGTCGCCGCGCCAGCGCACCGACCTGGGCCTGCTGCAGAACAAGCTGAATAGCGACCGCTGGTATCTGGCCACCTTCCGCGAATTCGAATGGAATCCGGCCTCCTACAATATCGCCAGCCCGCTCGACTTCATCCTCAACACCGAATACGCGGCCAAGCCGCAGCGCCTGCGCACCCTGCTCAAGCGCATCGCCAGCGTGCCGGCCTACTACGACGCGGCGCGCGCCAGCATCAGCAACCCGACGCGCGAACACACCCAGCTGGCCGTGGCGCAGGCGCCCGGAGTGGTGGCGATACTGAACGATATCCAGAAAGAGGCGCAGGCCTCCATCCTGACCAGCGACGAGAAGCAGCTGTTCGCGCTGCGCGTGGCGGAGGCGAAAAAGGCCGTGGAATCGTATGCCGCCTGGCTCGGCGAGCTGGATAAGACGCTGGAGAAAACCGGCGCGCGTTCCTTCCGCATCGGCAAGGAGCTGTACGAGGCCAAGTTCGGCTTCGACATCCAGGCCGGCAGCACGGGCGAGCAGACTTACCAGAAAGCCCTGGCGGCGCGCGAGCAGCTGCTGGCGAATATGGACCGCATCTCCGACGAGCTGTGGCCCAAGTATCTGGGCGATACGGCGAAACCGGCCGAGCGCTATGCCAAGATCGGCATGATGATCGACAAGCTCTCGTCCAACCACGTCGCGCGCGAGAACTTCTTCCCCGAGATCCGCCGCCAGATTCCGCAATTGCAGGACTGGGTGGTCAAGCACAATCTGCTGACCCTCGATCCGAAGAAGCCTTTGGTGGTGCGCGAAACGCCGGAGTACCAGCGCGGCGTGGCCGGCGCCAGCATCGAGGCACCCGGTCCCTTCCGTCCGCAGGACCGCACTTACTACAATGTGACGCCGCTCGACAAGGAAACGCCGGAACAGGCCGAGAGCAGCCTGCGCGAGTACAACCACTGGATTCTGCAGATCCTGAACATGCACGAGGCGATTCCAGGCCATTACGCCCAGCTGGTGTATGCGAACAAATCGCCGTCCGTGATCAAGTCCATCTTCGGCAATGGCGCCATGGTGGAAGGCTGGGCGGTCTACAGCGAACGCATGATGCTGGAATCGGGCTATGGCGACAACGCGCCCGAGATGTGGCTGATGTATTCGAAGTGGAATCTGCGCAGCGTGACCAACACCATCCTCGATTACAGCGTGCACGTGCTGGGCATGAACCAGGAGCAGGCCATCGACCTGCTGACGCGCCAAGCCTTCCAGACGCCGCGCGAGGCGGCCGAGAAATGGCGCCGCGTGCAGCTCACCTCCGTGCAGCTGACCAGCTATTTCAGCGGCTTCAGCGAGATCATGGAATTGCGCGAGCAGCGCCGCCAGACCCTGGGCAGCCGCTTCGCGTTGAAGGACTTCCACGAGCAATTCCTCAGCTACGGCAGCGCGCCGGTGCGCGTGATCCGCGAGCTGATGCAGTAA
- the tatC gene encoding twin-arginine translocase subunit TatC, producing MSNQQPVEETFISHLIELRDRLVKASIGVLLVTLALMFWPGPSHIYDIIAQPMVNALPAGSKMIATGVIAPFLVPMKVTLVIGLILSLPWVLYQMWAFVAPGLYAHEKRLIAPLVISSSLLFMAGVAFCYFLVFGRVFAFISEFSPTSISVTPDIENYLDFVMSMCLAFGCAFEVPVVVVILVRMGLVSVAKLKEWRGYVIVAAFVIAAIVTPPDVVSQFSLAIPMWLLFEVGVLLSPIFVKVTQAPSEQQE from the coding sequence ATGAGCAATCAACAACCCGTCGAAGAAACCTTCATCTCCCACCTGATCGAGCTGCGCGACCGTCTGGTCAAGGCCTCGATCGGCGTGCTGCTGGTGACGCTGGCCCTGATGTTCTGGCCCGGTCCTTCGCATATCTACGACATCATCGCCCAGCCCATGGTGAACGCCCTGCCGGCCGGCTCGAAGATGATCGCCACCGGCGTCATCGCGCCCTTCCTGGTGCCGATGAAGGTCACGCTGGTGATCGGCCTGATCCTGTCCCTGCCCTGGGTGCTGTACCAGATGTGGGCTTTTGTCGCGCCCGGCCTGTACGCGCATGAAAAACGCCTGATCGCGCCGCTGGTGATCTCGTCCTCGCTGCTGTTCATGGCGGGCGTGGCGTTCTGCTACTTCCTCGTGTTCGGGCGGGTGTTCGCCTTTATCTCGGAGTTTTCACCGACCTCGATTTCCGTCACGCCCGATATCGAGAACTATCTCGACTTCGTGATGTCGATGTGCCTGGCGTTCGGCTGCGCGTTTGAAGTGCCGGTGGTGGTGGTGATTCTGGTGCGCATGGGCCTGGTCTCGGTGGCCAAGCTGAAGGAATGGCGCGGCTATGTGATCGTGGCCGCCTTCGTGATCGCCGCCATCGTCACGCCGCCGGACGTGGTCAGCCAGTTCTCGCTGGCGATTCCGATGTGGCTGCTGTTCGAGGTTGGCGTGCTGCTCTCGCCCATCTTCGTCAAAGTCACGCAGGCGCCCAGCGAACAGCAGGAATAA
- the tatA gene encoding Sec-independent protein translocase subunit TatA: MGSMSIWHWLIVLVVVMLVFGTKKLGNMGSDIGKAVKGFKDGVKGEEDKPAAPAAPTQAVADKSTIDVDAKEKNKL, encoded by the coding sequence ATGGGTTCGATGAGTATTTGGCACTGGCTGATCGTGCTGGTGGTGGTAATGCTGGTGTTCGGTACCAAGAAGCTGGGCAATATGGGTTCGGATATCGGCAAGGCCGTGAAGGGCTTCAAGGATGGCGTGAAGGGCGAGGAAGACAAGCCTGCCGCGCCCGCTGCGCCGACCCAGGCGGTGGCCGACAAGAGCACCATCGACGTCGACGCCAAAGAGAAAAACAAGCTGTGA